The Babylonia areolata isolate BAREFJ2019XMU chromosome 32, ASM4173473v1, whole genome shotgun sequence genome window below encodes:
- the LOC143276384 gene encoding profilin-1-like, producing MSWSSYTDNLVSCKVDMCGIHGTNGAPWAQVKNFECTPEEIFFVTQAIAKKDNNIYGTGAKIAGKNWTVIRLEEDDGVLVLKGKDPDNQKKTMVMALSGQAIVFGTSSDESVQGSVVREAIQKMRDYLKGCGY from the coding sequence atgtcTTGGTCGTCCTACACAGACAACCTGGTGAGCTGCAAGGTGGACATGTGCGGCATCCACGGCACCAACGGCGCCCCCTGGGCACAGGTGAAAAACTTCGAGTGCACTCCGGAAGAGATCTTCTTCGTCACACAAGCCATTGccaaaaaggacaacaacatctACGGCACGGGTGCCAAAATCGCCGGCAAGAATTGGACAGTGATTCGCCTGGAGGAGGATGACGGAGTGTTGGTCCTCAAGGGCAAGGACCCCGACAACCAGAAGAAGACCATGGTGATGGCACTGTCCGGGCAGGCAATCGTCTTCGGAACCAGCAGTGATGAAAGCGTGCAGGGATCGGTCGTCCGTGAAGCAATACAGAAGATGAGGGATTACTTGAAAGGCTGTGGCTActag